From one Anopheles cruzii chromosome 3, idAnoCruzAS_RS32_06, whole genome shotgun sequence genomic stretch:
- the LOC128275496 gene encoding uncharacterized protein LOC128275496 isoform X1 encodes MLATVEQLSSDDKHCGDVTAILFAKDHVFSAGGDGKVKVWSKDLKLVKELAPHEAHIYAMAVDAGGRIYTSSSDGTIKCLSDPLTSDACKELLKCNDEIECLFVDRKDNLYSGDDKGIITQWIDQRIKYKFNVVEQVRSMAVQNNIIYSIRDNDLTVTEIIEGSASGRFMAKASIPGKCPVKLCGSCTEDGVYSCAAILTRDGRGVTLVKNSKADRYPVIWTKVDAHSMIINMMAAAEEYLYTAGYGGALKQWTGLDAKEPQLSGELVLDAEVCINAAAVGAEKNQVYVGGSDGALRLVKFG; translated from the exons ATGCTCGCAACCGTGGAGCAGCTCTCGTCGGACGACAAACACTGCGGCGATGTAACGGCCATTCTTTTTGCCAAAGATCACGTTTTTAGCGCTGGAGGCGATGGGAAAGTAAAG GTGTGGAGTAAAGATTTGAAGCTAGTGAAAGAGCTGGCGCCGCATGAAGCGCACATCTACGCGATGGCAGTAGACGCCGGTGGCCGAATCTATACGAGCAGTTCCGATGGGACGATTAAATGTCTCAGCGATCCGTTAACCAGCGATGCGTGCAAGGAACTATTGAAATGCAACGACGAGATCGAGTGTTTGTTCGTCGATCGGAAGGATAATTTGTACAGTGGCGACGATAAGGGCATCATCACACAGTGGATCGATCAGCGGATCAAGTACAAGTTCAACGTGGTCGAGCAGGTGCGCTCGATGGCGGTACAGAACAATATCATCTATTCGATTCGGGACAATGATCTTACCGTGACGGAAATCATCGAAGGTTCCGCGTCCGGCAGGTTCATGGCGAAGGCTTCCATTCCCGGCAAATGTCCGGTGAAGCTATGCGGCAGCTGCACCGAAGACGGTGTGTACAGTTGTGCGGCCATTCTGACGCGCGATGGACGCGGCGTTACGCTGGTAAAGAACAGCAAAGCGGATCGGTACCCTGTGATATGGACCAAAGTG GATGCCCACAGTATGATCATCAACATGATGGCTGCGGCCGAGGAGTATCTGTACACGGCAGGCTATGGTGGTGCGTTGAAGCAATGGACCGGACTGGATGCAAAAGAACCGCAACTATCAGGGGAACTAGTCCTCGATGCTGAAGTTTGCATCAACGCCGCGGCCGTTGGTGCTGAGAAAAATCAAGTTTATGTTGGCGGTAGTGACGGCGCGTTGCGTTTGGTGAAGTTTGGTTAA
- the LOC128275496 gene encoding uncharacterized protein LOC128275496 isoform X2, with amino-acid sequence MVWSKDLKLVKELAPHEAHIYAMAVDAGGRIYTSSSDGTIKCLSDPLTSDACKELLKCNDEIECLFVDRKDNLYSGDDKGIITQWIDQRIKYKFNVVEQVRSMAVQNNIIYSIRDNDLTVTEIIEGSASGRFMAKASIPGKCPVKLCGSCTEDGVYSCAAILTRDGRGVTLVKNSKADRYPVIWTKVDAHSMIINMMAAAEEYLYTAGYGGALKQWTGLDAKEPQLSGELVLDAEVCINAAAVGAEKNQVYVGGSDGALRLVKFG; translated from the exons ATG GTGTGGAGTAAAGATTTGAAGCTAGTGAAAGAGCTGGCGCCGCATGAAGCGCACATCTACGCGATGGCAGTAGACGCCGGTGGCCGAATCTATACGAGCAGTTCCGATGGGACGATTAAATGTCTCAGCGATCCGTTAACCAGCGATGCGTGCAAGGAACTATTGAAATGCAACGACGAGATCGAGTGTTTGTTCGTCGATCGGAAGGATAATTTGTACAGTGGCGACGATAAGGGCATCATCACACAGTGGATCGATCAGCGGATCAAGTACAAGTTCAACGTGGTCGAGCAGGTGCGCTCGATGGCGGTACAGAACAATATCATCTATTCGATTCGGGACAATGATCTTACCGTGACGGAAATCATCGAAGGTTCCGCGTCCGGCAGGTTCATGGCGAAGGCTTCCATTCCCGGCAAATGTCCGGTGAAGCTATGCGGCAGCTGCACCGAAGACGGTGTGTACAGTTGTGCGGCCATTCTGACGCGCGATGGACGCGGCGTTACGCTGGTAAAGAACAGCAAAGCGGATCGGTACCCTGTGATATGGACCAAAGTG GATGCCCACAGTATGATCATCAACATGATGGCTGCGGCCGAGGAGTATCTGTACACGGCAGGCTATGGTGGTGCGTTGAAGCAATGGACCGGACTGGATGCAAAAGAACCGCAACTATCAGGGGAACTAGTCCTCGATGCTGAAGTTTGCATCAACGCCGCGGCCGTTGGTGCTGAGAAAAATCAAGTTTATGTTGGCGGTAGTGACGGCGCGTTGCGTTTGGTGAAGTTTGGTTAA